A window of Desulfatibacillum aliphaticivorans DSM 15576 contains these coding sequences:
- a CDS encoding B12-binding domain-containing radical SAM protein, with protein sequence MKVLLIYTVTENVNIPVLPLGLGCIAAAVESKGHEFSLFNATDAPDSLKALKERIREFQPQVMGLCARNVDNQDRTKPLFLIEPVKGIVAACKEASAAPVVIGGAGFTMFPDEILAFSGGDLGIAGQGEESFCELLDRLEQEAALDGIPGLVVPDKPFDGRLAAVRNLDAWPLPLPEKHMIVPEHWDLKSVMVPIQSRRGCALDCSYCSTKNIEGRILLKRSPETVAENVRQFMDKGFRYFFIADNTFNLPPSYARALCTALEERAPGAKWQGIIYPNMLGDDLAQVMAKAGCKAVSLGFEHGDEDMLRTFNKKFGLKKVREVSKRLKAHDIGQSGFLLLGGPGETKESVKKAFAFLESLKLDAVRITQGVRIYPKTAVYEQAVAKGIIKRDQNILQPAFYVEPGLEEWLKNAVAEFQASHPDWMFL encoded by the coding sequence GTGAAAGTTCTTCTCATTTATACGGTGACGGAAAACGTCAACATCCCGGTGTTGCCTTTGGGCCTGGGCTGTATTGCAGCGGCGGTTGAGTCCAAAGGGCATGAGTTTTCGCTCTTTAACGCCACGGACGCCCCCGACTCCCTGAAAGCCTTAAAAGAGCGCATCCGTGAATTCCAGCCTCAGGTCATGGGCCTGTGCGCCCGCAACGTGGACAACCAGGATCGCACCAAGCCCCTGTTTTTGATCGAGCCGGTGAAGGGAATTGTCGCCGCGTGCAAGGAGGCTTCGGCCGCGCCCGTGGTCATCGGCGGGGCCGGGTTCACCATGTTTCCCGACGAAATCCTTGCGTTCTCCGGCGGGGACTTGGGAATCGCCGGACAGGGCGAGGAAAGTTTTTGCGAGCTGCTGGATCGCCTGGAGCAAGAGGCAGCTTTGGACGGCATTCCCGGGTTGGTCGTCCCGGACAAACCCTTTGACGGCAGGCTGGCGGCCGTCCGCAACCTGGACGCTTGGCCCCTGCCCCTGCCGGAAAAGCACATGATCGTGCCCGAACACTGGGACCTGAAAAGCGTCATGGTCCCCATCCAGTCCAGGCGGGGCTGCGCCCTGGATTGCTCGTACTGCTCCACAAAAAACATCGAAGGCCGCATCCTGCTCAAGCGATCCCCCGAAACCGTTGCGGAGAACGTCCGCCAATTCATGGACAAAGGCTTCCGTTACTTCTTTATTGCGGACAACACCTTCAACCTGCCGCCCTCCTACGCCCGCGCGCTCTGCACGGCCCTGGAGGAAAGGGCGCCCGGCGCAAAATGGCAGGGCATCATATACCCCAACATGCTCGGCGACGACCTGGCCCAAGTTATGGCCAAGGCGGGGTGCAAGGCGGTGTCTCTGGGCTTCGAGCATGGAGACGAGGACATGCTGCGGACCTTCAATAAGAAATTCGGGCTGAAAAAGGTGCGTGAGGTCTCGAAAAGGCTCAAAGCCCACGACATAGGCCAAAGCGGATTTTTGTTGCTGGGAGGCCCCGGTGAAACCAAAGAAAGCGTGAAAAAGGCCTTTGCCTTTTTGGAATCCCTGAAACTGGACGCCGTGCGCATCACCCAGGGGGTGCGCATTTATCCCAAAACCGCCGTCTACGAACAGGCGGTCGCCAAAGGGATCATCAAGCGGGATCAAAATATCCTGCAACCTGCCTTTTACGTGGAGCCCGGTCTGGAGGAATGGTTGAAAAACGCCGTGGCGGAATTTCAGGCAAGCCATCCGGATTGGATGTTTTTATAA
- a CDS encoding MFS transporter has protein sequence MENQRCIIALNIAVFLIMFGVGLIVSLLPQKIFTLTGSFKTVGWLASFFAVSFVLLQFPIGRLSDRYGFKRFLAGGYLICSLSGLLYWFSQSQETVFFGRMLQGAGEAPLWALAPALLCTLRPESKGKAIGVYNASLHLGLTLGSGFGIVISSRWLHNEPFLLFAVLCALGAVLIIAFVQEPESRTLAPEGEMDSAEFLLLLKKPATLAVFGGIILYGAGYGSFLTVLPGFLMEYKGFSQAGVGWFFMFFYAAISLSQIVAGQASDRCGSGKIMLCGLAAAAAGLVIFPAKSGWMVYPWLFLASWGLGMFCVSSLAWLNNSVGDSLKGTASGAFYLFWGLGYFGGPIILGACLGSAGGPAGFRILAGLYLVQAMLQGGIQLRGGNR, from the coding sequence ATGGAAAATCAACGGTGCATTATTGCGCTCAATATAGCTGTATTCTTAATCATGTTCGGAGTCGGGCTCATCGTCTCCCTGCTGCCTCAAAAAATCTTCACCCTGACAGGCTCTTTTAAGACCGTGGGCTGGCTGGCCTCGTTTTTCGCCGTCTCGTTTGTCTTGCTGCAATTTCCCATCGGCCGCTTGTCCGACCGCTACGGATTCAAGCGCTTTTTAGCGGGCGGATATCTGATTTGCTCGCTTTCCGGGCTTTTATATTGGTTCTCCCAAAGCCAGGAAACGGTATTTTTCGGACGCATGCTGCAAGGCGCGGGTGAGGCGCCCTTGTGGGCGCTGGCCCCGGCCTTGCTTTGCACCCTGCGGCCCGAATCCAAGGGAAAGGCCATCGGCGTATACAACGCCTCCCTGCACCTGGGGCTCACTCTGGGCAGCGGCTTCGGAATTGTGATCTCCTCCCGCTGGCTGCATAACGAGCCGTTTTTGCTGTTTGCCGTCTTATGCGCCCTTGGAGCAGTTCTGATCATCGCGTTTGTTCAAGAACCGGAATCCAGGACCCTGGCGCCCGAAGGCGAAATGGATTCCGCCGAGTTCCTATTGCTCTTAAAAAAGCCCGCAACCCTGGCCGTATTCGGCGGGATCATCCTGTACGGCGCCGGATACGGCAGCTTTTTGACGGTGCTGCCCGGCTTCTTGATGGAGTACAAGGGCTTTTCCCAAGCTGGGGTGGGGTGGTTCTTTATGTTTTTCTATGCGGCGATCAGCCTGTCCCAGATCGTCGCCGGCCAGGCGTCAGACCGGTGCGGGAGCGGCAAAATCATGCTTTGCGGCCTGGCCGCAGCCGCCGCAGGCCTGGTAATTTTTCCCGCAAAAAGCGGGTGGATGGTTTACCCCTGGCTGTTTTTAGCCAGTTGGGGGCTGGGGATGTTCTGTGTCTCCTCCCTGGCGTGGCTGAACAACTCCGTGGGGGATTCGTTAAAAGGGACGGCTTCCGGGGCCTTTTATCTGTTTTGGGGATTGGGGTATTTTGGCGGCCCCATTATCCTGGGCGCCTGCCTGGGATCAGCCGGAGGTCCGGCGGGATTTCGCATCCTGGCAGGCCTCTACCTGGTTCAGGCCATGCTGCAAGGCGGGATTCAACTTAGGGGCGGAAATCGGTAA
- a CDS encoding OmpA family protein, translated as MKKLMWMPLIALVVLAMVSGCAVKQPAPAPFKVCDLNAKMGEYTQKVDNFLVILDKSGSMRGGKLGTAVNTLRHMNQTIPDLDLQAGLRTFGSICPFSQVSKLEYGMTQYVTKEMCGALAAQKKASGDSPMDLALSGAADDLARTNGSTAVILVSDGYKNAMDAAAAVAAAKELKSRYMNKVCIYTIQIGSDPTGKAILDKIVKAGGCGFSVNAADIADGDAMCDFVTKVFLKESNQPLDSDGDGVYDNADKCPGTPKGADVNKVGCWIIKDLEFDFDSYEIKKEYQSCIKKIVAILRANPGLKLIVEGHTDNKGSKAYNEQLSLYRADAVIDSMVGKGIMPERLSAKGYGFSKPVASNDTEEGRARNRRVQLTPVF; from the coding sequence ATGAAGAAGCTGATGTGGATGCCGTTGATCGCCCTGGTCGTGCTGGCTATGGTAAGCGGCTGCGCTGTTAAACAGCCAGCCCCCGCCCCTTTTAAGGTGTGCGACCTGAACGCCAAAATGGGCGAGTACACGCAAAAAGTGGACAATTTTTTGGTGATCCTGGATAAATCCGGATCCATGCGCGGCGGAAAGCTGGGAACAGCCGTTAACACCTTGCGGCACATGAACCAGACCATTCCCGACCTGGATCTGCAGGCCGGCCTGCGCACCTTTGGAAGCATTTGCCCCTTTTCCCAGGTCAGCAAGCTGGAATACGGCATGACCCAGTACGTGACCAAGGAAATGTGCGGCGCTCTGGCGGCTCAGAAAAAAGCCAGCGGCGACAGCCCCATGGATCTGGCTTTGTCGGGCGCCGCGGACGACCTTGCCAGAACCAACGGCTCCACCGCCGTGATCCTGGTCAGCGACGGCTACAAAAACGCCATGGATGCTGCAGCGGCTGTTGCTGCAGCTAAGGAGCTGAAAAGCCGCTATATGAATAAGGTGTGCATCTACACTATCCAGATCGGCTCCGACCCTACCGGCAAAGCCATTTTGGACAAAATCGTCAAGGCCGGCGGATGCGGCTTTTCCGTCAACGCCGCTGACATTGCCGACGGCGACGCCATGTGCGATTTCGTGACCAAGGTCTTCCTGAAAGAATCCAACCAGCCTCTGGACAGCGACGGCGACGGCGTGTACGACAATGCTGACAAATGCCCCGGCACTCCCAAGGGCGCAGACGTCAACAAAGTGGGCTGCTGGATCATCAAAGACCTGGAATTTGATTTCGACAGCTATGAGATCAAAAAGGAATACCAGTCCTGCATCAAAAAGATCGTTGCCATTCTCCGGGCCAACCCCGGCCTTAAGCTGATTGTGGAAGGCCATACGGACAACAAGGGCTCCAAAGCCTACAACGAGCAGCTTTCCCTGTATCGCGCCGATGCAGTGATCGACAGCATGGTTGGCAAAGGCATCATGCCGGAACGCCTATCCGCCAAGGGTTACGGCTTCTCCAAGCCCGTGGCTTCCAATGATACGGAAGAAGGACGCGCCCGGAACAGAAGGGTCCAACTGACTCCCGTTTTTTAA
- a CDS encoding DUF748 domain-containing protein, whose amino-acid sequence MNPIARWKQLSRLKKIFIIILGLVTAYTIIGFVLVPAIIKWGVVRTVEKDYGRKASIEDVAFNPYGLTLRVDGFTILDPDETAFVSFGGLSVDVKVWDSITSMAVVVGEVDLENPLVRITMNEDGGFNFADLIPASNPETNAPEENNEEQEKKPPRFSLDILSVSGGNIVFVDKQKDATHKIIDLFVAVRGLSGLPDDLDNPVEINLEASINGAPLTVEAESLIFDPKLKSSAGISFRDISAAPYKAYIPTIEGRTLVTAKTGVYAAIQYSMEESGAHNLAVRNLKVSDTLLAWKDPFKDPEQPEIRGPYQISLGKFSLGLDVLVKDPAVMDVLMKDADVSLDNLQLFAQNGALKLAGVEHFDVQDANADMAALKASVGAVNTNGGWFAAALEPTKRINITRMIELSAKEAVEEIVAAASDAAPEEVQQDVQMDASQPPAEEVKEGAAAETAVAEASQEPVVEGAPDQTPAEEPAPAPEPVKQGPVWTAELAALNLDDYNFTFKDLSLADPVSLEVAGMSVKVRDFSTAPGAKTGVSFFMNVNERGVISGTGEISLDPIASEMDVRCQNTGLVFLTPYLQEYVDALLKGADFTLTGKTTFAMQDDVPLATFQGDVMVSGFDFETRKESNLADWDVLSIKGISVQTEPLSASVEEIHLKDLKSWVILEEDGSINYANLMKKPEDVAQEMAAPETEEAQPQEQAREESPSEEEAQPLELPDIQVKSIVLENGVVYFQDRSIKPHFTTELAALNGTITSVSSNPDAKATIEMTGKLDNHAPLNITGWAKPLTIPPSGKVVFGFKNIEMAPLSPYTAKYIGYRLSKGKLTLAHEYLYEGGLIDGDNLIVIDQLTLGEKVDSPDAIKAPIELALALLKDPQGRIELPVPVSGDPNNPEFKLGKVISKALANVIIKVITSPFAALGALVGGGEELAFLEYQPGSAALSPDDLDKLDKLSKALKERPLLKLDIQGLTNPDADREAITQARYTALLASVKKASMGKAGQETPLDQIQIADEERQDIIWKAYKDADFEKEKTALGLVRKIEVPDMEAMLIKSVTPPDEELVQIAWQRAQAAKDVLLIEKQIDPARVFIVEPPALDGLDDKTSLCRAVFSLK is encoded by the coding sequence ATGAATCCCATTGCCCGCTGGAAACAATTGTCCCGACTTAAAAAAATCTTTATTATCATTTTAGGACTGGTGACCGCATACACGATTATAGGCTTTGTTTTAGTCCCTGCTATAATAAAGTGGGGCGTGGTCCGTACTGTAGAAAAGGATTACGGCCGAAAAGCCTCCATTGAAGACGTCGCTTTCAACCCCTATGGCCTGACCCTGAGGGTGGACGGGTTCACCATTCTCGACCCGGACGAAACCGCTTTTGTCTCCTTCGGCGGCCTGTCCGTGGACGTCAAAGTCTGGGATTCCATTACAAGCATGGCTGTTGTGGTGGGGGAAGTGGACCTGGAAAACCCCCTGGTCCGCATAACCATGAATGAGGACGGCGGGTTTAACTTTGCCGACTTGATTCCCGCAAGCAATCCTGAAACCAATGCCCCTGAAGAAAATAACGAAGAGCAGGAAAAAAAGCCGCCCAGGTTTTCCCTGGACATCCTTTCCGTCAGCGGCGGCAATATTGTTTTTGTGGATAAGCAAAAAGATGCCACCCATAAGATTATCGACTTGTTTGTAGCGGTCCGGGGCCTGTCCGGCCTGCCCGACGATCTGGACAATCCCGTGGAAATCAACCTGGAAGCCAGCATCAACGGCGCCCCCCTGACGGTTGAGGCCGAAAGCCTTATTTTCGATCCTAAGCTGAAATCCTCGGCCGGCATTTCTTTCCGGGATATCAGCGCGGCGCCCTACAAGGCGTATATCCCAACCATAGAGGGCAGAACCCTGGTCACAGCCAAGACCGGGGTGTATGCGGCGATCCAATACTCCATGGAGGAGTCGGGCGCCCATAACCTGGCTGTTCGCAATCTCAAGGTTTCGGATACGCTCCTGGCGTGGAAGGATCCCTTTAAAGACCCGGAACAGCCGGAAATCCGCGGGCCTTACCAGATTTCTCTGGGCAAGTTTTCCCTGGGGCTGGACGTGCTGGTTAAAGACCCGGCGGTCATGGACGTTCTGATGAAAGATGCAGACGTCTCCTTGGATAACCTGCAGCTGTTCGCCCAGAACGGCGCTTTGAAGCTGGCGGGCGTGGAACATTTTGACGTCCAGGACGCCAACGCGGACATGGCCGCCCTGAAAGCCTCCGTGGGCGCGGTAAACACCAACGGCGGATGGTTCGCCGCCGCCCTGGAGCCGACCAAGCGGATAAACATCACCCGGATGATCGAGCTTTCGGCAAAGGAAGCGGTGGAGGAAATCGTTGCAGCGGCGTCTGACGCCGCCCCGGAGGAAGTCCAGCAGGATGTTCAAATGGATGCCTCCCAACCTCCCGCGGAGGAAGTCAAGGAGGGCGCCGCCGCCGAAACAGCCGTTGCGGAAGCCTCGCAGGAGCCTGTTGTGGAGGGCGCGCCGGATCAAACCCCCGCGGAAGAGCCCGCCCCTGCTCCTGAGCCCGTAAAACAAGGCCCGGTCTGGACGGCGGAACTGGCTGCTTTAAACCTGGATGACTACAACTTCACCTTTAAGGATCTCTCCCTGGCGGACCCGGTCAGCCTGGAGGTCGCCGGCATGTCCGTCAAGGTGCGGGATTTTTCCACGGCGCCCGGCGCCAAAACCGGCGTGTCTTTTTTTATGAATGTCAACGAACGGGGAGTAATCAGCGGAACCGGGGAGATCAGCCTGGATCCCATCGCTTCGGAAATGGACGTGCGTTGCCAAAACACGGGGCTTGTCTTTCTCACGCCCTATCTCCAGGAATACGTGGACGCTTTGCTTAAAGGAGCGGATTTTACGCTGACCGGCAAGACGACCTTCGCCATGCAGGACGACGTTCCCCTTGCAACCTTTCAGGGCGATGTGATGGTTTCGGGCTTTGATTTTGAAACCCGCAAGGAATCCAACCTGGCCGACTGGGACGTCCTGTCCATCAAAGGCATATCCGTGCAGACCGAGCCTCTTAGCGCCAGCGTCGAGGAGATTCATCTGAAAGACCTCAAATCCTGGGTCATCCTGGAGGAGGACGGCAGCATCAACTACGCCAATCTCATGAAAAAACCCGAGGATGTGGCTCAGGAGATGGCCGCCCCCGAGACGGAGGAGGCCCAGCCCCAGGAGCAGGCCCGGGAAGAGTCTCCGTCCGAGGAAGAGGCCCAGCCCCTGGAGCTGCCGGACATCCAGGTGAAAAGCATCGTCCTGGAAAACGGCGTGGTCTATTTTCAAGACCGAAGCATAAAACCTCATTTTACCACGGAGTTGGCCGCCCTGAACGGAACCATCACCAGCGTCAGCAGCAATCCCGACGCCAAGGCAACCATCGAAATGACCGGCAAGCTGGATAATCATGCGCCGTTGAACATAACCGGCTGGGCCAAGCCCCTGACCATCCCCCCTTCGGGCAAGGTGGTGTTCGGGTTTAAAAATATCGAAATGGCGCCGCTTTCCCCATACACGGCGAAGTACATCGGATATCGCCTGAGTAAAGGCAAGCTGACCCTGGCCCACGAATACCTCTACGAAGGAGGCCTGATCGACGGCGACAACCTGATTGTCATTGACCAACTCACCCTGGGGGAAAAGGTGGACAGCCCGGACGCCATCAAGGCGCCCATCGAGTTGGCCCTGGCCCTGCTGAAAGATCCCCAGGGAAGGATCGAACTGCCGGTGCCGGTTTCGGGCGACCCCAACAATCCTGAGTTCAAGTTGGGCAAAGTCATCAGCAAGGCCCTGGCAAACGTGATCATCAAGGTCATTACGTCTCCATTCGCCGCCTTGGGCGCCCTGGTGGGCGGCGGCGAGGAACTGGCCTTTTTGGAATACCAGCCGGGCTCCGCCGCGCTTTCCCCGGATGACTTGGATAAACTGGACAAGCTGTCCAAGGCGCTTAAGGAGCGTCCCCTGCTCAAGCTGGACATCCAGGGGCTGACCAATCCCGATGCGGACAGGGAGGCCATCACCCAGGCTCGGTACACCGCTCTTCTGGCTTCCGTCAAAAAAGCCTCCATGGGCAAGGCCGGCCAGGAAACCCCGCTGGATCAGATTCAAATCGCGGACGAAGAGCGTCAGGATATTATCTGGAAAGCCTATAAAGACGCGGATTTTGAAAAAGAGAAAACCGCCCTGGGTCTGGTCAGGAAAATTGAAGTCCCGGACATGGAAGCCATGCTCATAAAATCGGTTACGCCGCCGGACGAGGAGTTGGTGCAAATTGCCTGGCAGCGCGCTCAGGCGGCCAAGGACGTTTTGCTTATCGAAAAGCAGATCGATCCGGCCCGCGTTTTCATTGTGGAGCCTCCGGCCCTGGACGGCCTGGACGATAAAACCAGCCTTTGCCGCGCAGTGTTCTCTCTGAAATAG
- the trxC gene encoding thioredoxin TrxC — protein sequence MSDNSVIISCSSCGAKNRVPVSRLEDRPVCGKCKTRLPAPSAANRPVDVTDASFQNEVLASPIPVLLDCWAPWCGPCKMVAPVLDEIAREYVGTIKVAKLNVDNNPATASQFRTQSIPTMILFKNGREVDRLVGAAPKQQIINFVQNQL from the coding sequence ATGAGCGACAATTCCGTTATTATATCGTGCAGTTCCTGCGGCGCAAAAAACAGGGTTCCGGTTTCCCGCCTGGAGGATCGCCCGGTCTGCGGAAAGTGCAAAACCCGGCTGCCCGCGCCCTCCGCAGCAAACCGCCCTGTGGATGTGACCGACGCGAGCTTTCAAAACGAGGTCCTTGCCAGTCCGATTCCGGTGCTCCTGGATTGCTGGGCGCCCTGGTGCGGCCCCTGCAAGATGGTGGCGCCCGTCCTGGATGAAATCGCCAGGGAATACGTCGGCACAATCAAGGTGGCGAAGCTGAACGTTGACAATAATCCGGCCACGGCGTCCCAGTTCAGAACCCAGAGCATCCCCACCATGATCCTGTTTAAGAACGGCCGGGAGGTCGACCGTTTGGTGGGGGCGGCGCCCAAACAGCAGATCATTAACTTTGTCCAGAATCAACTGTAG
- a CDS encoding (Fe-S)-binding protein — protein MTKETYKPGKECIKCGSCMTVCPVFQNTHMEADVARGRLAVLKQGEKDEKLARSAIMRDVLTRCLLCGACENVCANKVPAPSRVIQGREIARKRFNLPKQVQLAALMDQGLKGGLLRTGGKLAQGLLGGKIDKSSGLYLRFPASFFTGRKVIPAFTSPSWLEQKKGADFSGPGLRIGFFVGCGTDHLFQQNAQALERLGKEAGLNIITVPGQGCCGLPAYAGGDRETAIACAKRNLDAFSALDLDAVATVCASCGSQIQNLPQLFEDDPEYLAKAEKMAAMHQDAAQILLDAPGFQDLLKQINAAAHDETPRIYYHTPCHLRFGKGASSAPLDLLKSLDQRIDLIPPGGLTQCCGHGGGFNIDHHDLSLKIHQSGLNPILEQSPEKIVTGCTGCLMQFMEGVFTAKRPHVEICHPLVLVDTLLK, from the coding sequence ATGACAAAAGAGACGTACAAACCCGGCAAGGAATGCATCAAGTGCGGATCGTGCATGACCGTGTGCCCGGTGTTCCAAAACACCCATATGGAGGCCGACGTGGCCCGGGGCAGGCTGGCGGTGCTCAAGCAGGGGGAAAAGGACGAGAAGCTGGCCCGTTCGGCGATCATGCGGGACGTCCTGACCCGGTGTCTGCTGTGCGGCGCCTGCGAAAACGTGTGCGCCAATAAAGTTCCTGCGCCCAGCCGGGTGATCCAGGGCCGGGAGATCGCCCGCAAGCGCTTCAACCTGCCCAAGCAGGTGCAGCTGGCGGCCCTGATGGATCAGGGCTTGAAAGGAGGCCTTTTGCGGACCGGCGGCAAGCTGGCCCAGGGGCTTTTGGGCGGAAAGATCGACAAATCCAGCGGCCTGTACCTGCGTTTTCCCGCTTCCTTTTTTACGGGCCGCAAGGTCATCCCCGCGTTTACATCCCCATCGTGGCTGGAACAAAAAAAGGGCGCGGACTTTTCCGGCCCGGGCCTGAGGATCGGCTTTTTCGTAGGATGCGGAACCGATCATCTGTTTCAGCAAAACGCCCAGGCTTTGGAACGCTTAGGTAAGGAAGCGGGGTTGAACATCATCACGGTTCCCGGCCAGGGATGCTGCGGCCTGCCCGCTTACGCCGGCGGAGACCGGGAAACGGCCATCGCCTGCGCCAAACGCAACCTGGACGCCTTTTCCGCCCTGGATTTGGACGCAGTGGCCACGGTATGCGCCTCTTGCGGCAGCCAGATTCAAAATCTGCCTCAACTGTTTGAGGACGATCCGGAATATTTGGCCAAGGCGGAAAAAATGGCGGCCATGCACCAGGACGCCGCCCAAATTCTTTTGGACGCCCCTGGCTTTCAGGATTTGCTGAAGCAAATCAATGCTGCGGCCCATGATGAAACACCGCGCATCTACTACCACACGCCCTGCCACCTTCGGTTCGGCAAAGGCGCCTCCTCAGCTCCTTTGGACTTGCTAAAGTCTCTTGATCAAAGAATCGACCTGATCCCCCCCGGCGGTCTGACCCAATGCTGCGGCCACGGCGGCGGCTTCAATATCGATCACCATGACCTGTCCCTGAAAATCCACCAATCCGGGCTCAATCCCATCCTGGAGCAATCGCCGGAAAAAATCGTGACCGGCTGCACCGGCTGCCTCATGCAGTTCATGGAAGGCGTGTTCACGGCGAAGCGCCCGCACGTGGAAATTTGCCATCCCCTGGTTCTGGTTGATACACTGCTGAAATAG
- the dctP gene encoding TRAP transporter substrate-binding protein DctP gives MLCKRLLLSVAAAMLLLGGIGQGRAETGAEKPKYVWKYATLAPNGIGWAVHIQDLLLPMVQERTNGEVRVKIYWGGVMGDDEDTLKKMRIGQLNGAGLSGQGVTMAVPEMTVLELPFLFRNYDEVDYIREQMMPEFDSLAEKHGLFLVGLIDQDFDQIYSVKYPMNKLENFEKSTFTCWYGDLEANMLKALGASAVPVNVPEISTSLRQGVVDANIGPAIWQVGSQMYSVYKYVNTSKIRYSPALMIQRKEDFEASEEVKAYKEAILEERSKFVRQFTERVRVDNQKCLDAMLKYGLILAQASDDDMKMIAERTRPVWDEMAGVLYPRELLDELLEHLAEFREEN, from the coding sequence ATGCTTTGCAAAAGACTTTTGTTGTCTGTTGCAGCGGCGATGCTGCTGCTGGGGGGGATAGGACAGGGCCGCGCCGAAACAGGCGCTGAAAAGCCCAAGTACGTCTGGAAATACGCCACCCTGGCGCCCAATGGAATCGGGTGGGCGGTCCACATACAGGATCTGCTTCTGCCCATGGTGCAGGAACGCACCAACGGAGAGGTGCGGGTGAAGATATACTGGGGCGGCGTCATGGGGGACGACGAGGACACCCTGAAAAAAATGCGCATCGGCCAGTTGAACGGCGCGGGCTTGTCCGGCCAGGGCGTGACCATGGCCGTGCCAGAAATGACGGTGCTGGAACTGCCGTTTTTGTTTCGGAATTACGACGAGGTGGATTATATCCGCGAGCAGATGATGCCGGAATTCGACAGCTTGGCCGAAAAGCACGGGCTGTTTCTCGTAGGTCTTATTGATCAGGATTTTGACCAGATTTACTCGGTCAAATATCCCATGAACAAGCTGGAGAATTTCGAGAAATCCACATTCACCTGCTGGTACGGAGACCTGGAGGCCAATATGCTTAAGGCTCTGGGCGCTTCCGCCGTGCCGGTCAATGTGCCCGAAATCAGCACATCCCTGCGTCAGGGCGTGGTTGACGCCAACATCGGCCCGGCCATCTGGCAGGTGGGCTCCCAGATGTACTCGGTGTACAAATACGTCAACACCTCCAAAATCCGCTATTCTCCGGCCCTGATGATTCAACGGAAAGAGGACTTCGAAGCCTCGGAGGAAGTCAAGGCATATAAAGAGGCGATTCTGGAAGAGCGCAGCAAGTTTGTCAGGCAATTCACGGAGCGGGTTCGGGTGGACAATCAAAAATGCCTGGACGCCATGCTGAAATACGGCCTCATTCTCGCCCAGGCCTCGGACGACGACATGAAGATGATCGCCGAGCGCACCAGACCGGTCTGGGACGAAATGGCCGGAGTCCTGTATCCCCGGGAGTTGTTGGACGAACTCCTGGAGCATTTGGCCGAATTTCGGGAGGAAAACTAA
- a CDS encoding mechanosensitive ion channel family protein: MDIEVILAKAQELLTLYGLKIVAALLIFILGRWISKFLRKVIVNLMTKAKVDATLVSFVSNISYIGLLIFVIVAALNQLGIQTTSFIAILGAAGLAIGLALQGSLSNFAAGVLMIIFRPFEVGHRIDGGGVSGVVEDIHIFTTKLKTVDNKTVIVPNSVLTGDNIINYSAKPTMRVDFVIGVSYDADVDHCRKVLTEEILKDDRVLKNPELFVGVLELADNSVNWVVRPWVKTENYWPVYFSYMENIKKRLDAEGIGIPYPQRDVHLYQHAPE, encoded by the coding sequence ATGGACATTGAAGTGATCCTCGCCAAGGCTCAGGAGTTGCTTACTTTATACGGCTTGAAGATTGTTGCTGCGCTGTTGATTTTCATCCTGGGGCGCTGGATTTCCAAATTCCTGCGCAAGGTGATCGTCAACCTCATGACAAAAGCCAAAGTGGACGCCACCCTGGTTTCCTTTGTCAGCAACATTTCATACATCGGGCTCCTGATTTTCGTCATTGTAGCGGCCCTCAACCAACTGGGCATCCAGACCACGTCCTTCATCGCCATATTAGGCGCCGCCGGCCTGGCTATCGGCCTGGCGCTTCAGGGGTCCTTGTCCAATTTCGCGGCCGGCGTGCTGATGATCATCTTCCGGCCATTTGAAGTGGGGCACAGGATTGATGGAGGCGGGGTTTCGGGCGTTGTGGAGGACATCCATATTTTCACCACCAAGCTGAAAACCGTGGACAACAAAACCGTCATCGTTCCCAACTCCGTCCTGACAGGCGATAACATCATCAATTATTCCGCCAAACCAACCATGCGGGTGGATTTTGTCATCGGCGTCAGCTACGACGCGGACGTGGATCATTGCAGGAAGGTCTTGACCGAGGAAATCCTCAAGGATGACAGGGTTTTGAAAAATCCAGAGTTGTTCGTGGGCGTCCTTGAACTTGCCGACAACAGCGTGAACTGGGTGGTTCGGCCGTGGGTGAAAACCGAAAACTACTGGCCGGTTTACTTTTCCTACATGGAAAACATCAAAAAGCGCCTGGACGCGGAAGGCATTGGCATTCCGTATCCCCAGAGGGATGTGCACCTGTATCAGCACGCGCCAGAATAA